The following coding sequences lie in one Pan paniscus chromosome X, NHGRI_mPanPan1-v2.0_pri, whole genome shotgun sequence genomic window:
- the FOXR2 gene encoding forkhead box protein R2 translates to MDLKLKDCEFWYSLHGQVPGLLDWDMRNELFLPCTTDQCSLAEQILAKYRVGVMKPPEMPQKRTSSPDGDGPPCEPNLWMWVNPNIVCPLGSQEAPKPSGKEDLTNISPFPQPPQKDEGSNCSEDKVVESLPSSSSEQFPLQKQGFHSPSDFELTEEEAEEQDDNSLQSPEMKCFQSQKLWQIDSQQKSWQRPPLNCSHLIALALRNNPHCGLSVQEIYNFTRQHFPFFWTAPDGWKSTIHYNLCFLDSFEKVPDSLKDEDNARPRSCLWKLTKEGHRRFWEETRALAFAQRERIQECMSQPDLLTSLFDL, encoded by the coding sequence ATGGACTTAAAACTAAAAGACTGTGAATTTTGGTACAGTCTCCATGGCCAGGTCCCAGGGCTGCTGGACTGGGACATGAGGAATGAGTTATTTCTGCCTTGTACCACAGACCAGTGCTCTTTAGCTGAGCAAATCCTTGCCAAATACAGAGTCGGAGTAATGAAGCCCCCAGAAATGCCTCAGAAGAGGACATCCAGTCCTGATGGAGATGGTCCTCCCTGTGAACCCAATCTGTGGATGTGGGTGAACCCCAATATCGTGTGCCCCCTTGGCAGCCAGGAGGCCCCAAAGCCCAGTGGAAAAGAGGATCTGACAAACATTTCTCCTTTCCCTCAGCCCCCACAAAAAGACGAAGGGTCTAACTGCTCAGAGGACAAAGTGGTAGAGTCTCTGCCATCTTCCTCCAGTGAGCAGTTTCCTTTACAGAAGCAGGGTTTCCATTCCCCCAGTGACTTTGAGCTCACAGaagaggaggctgaggaacaagacGACAACTCCCTCCAGTCCCCTGAAATGAAATGTTTCCAGAGCCAGAAACTATGGCAAATCGACAGCCAACAGAAGTCCTGGCAAAGGCCCCCTCTCAATTGTAGCCACCTTATTGCCCTAGCCTTAAGAAACAACCCCCACTGTGGCCTCAGTGTGCAGGAGATCTACAATTTCACCCGACAGCATTTCCCCTTTTTCTGGACAGCTCCGGATGGCTGGAAGAGCACCATtcattacaacctctgcttcctggacagCTTTGAGAAGGTGCCAGACAGCCTTAAGGATGAAGATAATGCAAGACCTCGCTCTTGCCTTTGGAAGCTCACTAAGGAGGGGCACCGCCGCTTTTGGGAGGAGACTCGTGCCTTAGCCTTTGCTCAAAGGGAGAGAATCCAAGAGTGCATGAGTCAGCCAGATTTGTTGACCTCTCTCTTTGATCTTTGA